The Streptomyces spororaveus genome includes a region encoding these proteins:
- a CDS encoding adenosine deaminase, with the protein MTSETPNLPTPDQIRRSPKVLLHDHLDGGLRPGTIIELAREVGYENLPETDADKLGIWFREAADSGSLPRYLETFAHTCAVMQTKAALFRVAAECAEDLAEDGVVYAEIRYAPEQHLEAGLTLEEVVEAVNDGFREGERRAKANGHRIRVGALLTAMRHAARALEIAELANRYRDNGVVGFDIAGAEAGFPPTRHLDAFEYLKRENNHFTIHAGEAFGLPSIWQALQWCGADRLGHGVKIIDDIEVAEDGSVTLGRLASYVRDKRIPLEMCPTSNLQTAAAASYAEHPIGLLRKLHFRLTVNTDNRLMSGTSMSREFEHLVDTFGYTLDDMQWFTVNAMKSAFIPFDERLAMINEVIKPGYAELKSEWLFKQTASTSGSVSA; encoded by the coding sequence ATGACGAGCGAGACCCCCAACCTGCCGACCCCGGATCAGATCCGCCGTTCCCCGAAGGTGCTGCTGCACGATCACCTCGACGGTGGACTGCGCCCCGGGACCATCATCGAGCTGGCCCGCGAGGTCGGCTACGAGAACCTCCCCGAGACCGACGCCGACAAGCTCGGCATCTGGTTCCGCGAGGCCGCCGACTCCGGCTCCCTGCCGCGCTACCTGGAGACCTTCGCGCACACCTGCGCGGTCATGCAGACGAAGGCCGCCCTCTTCCGGGTCGCCGCCGAGTGCGCCGAGGACCTGGCCGAGGACGGCGTCGTGTACGCCGAGATCCGCTACGCGCCCGAGCAGCACCTGGAAGCCGGCCTGACCCTCGAAGAGGTCGTCGAGGCCGTGAACGACGGCTTCCGTGAGGGCGAGCGCCGCGCGAAGGCCAACGGCCACCGCATCCGCGTCGGTGCCCTGCTGACCGCGATGCGCCACGCCGCCCGTGCGCTGGAGATCGCCGAGCTGGCGAACCGGTACCGCGACAACGGCGTGGTCGGCTTCGACATCGCCGGCGCCGAGGCCGGGTTCCCTCCCACCCGCCACCTCGACGCCTTCGAGTACCTCAAGCGCGAGAACAACCACTTCACCATCCACGCGGGCGAGGCCTTCGGCCTGCCGTCGATCTGGCAGGCCCTGCAGTGGTGCGGCGCCGACCGCCTCGGTCACGGCGTGAAGATCATCGACGACATCGAGGTCGCCGAGGACGGCTCCGTGACCCTGGGCCGCCTGGCCTCGTACGTCCGGGACAAGCGCATCCCCCTGGAGATGTGCCCGACCTCGAACCTGCAGACCGCCGCGGCCGCCTCGTACGCCGAGCACCCGATCGGCCTGCTGCGCAAGCTGCACTTCAGGCTCACGGTCAACACGGACAACCGCCTGATGAGCGGCACCAGCATGAGCCGCGAGTTCGAGCACCTGGTCGACACCTTCGGCTACACCCTCGACGACATGCAGTGGTTCACCGTCAATGCGATGAAGTCCGCGTTCATTCCTTTCGATGAACGACTGGCCATGATCAATGAAGTGATCAAGCCCGGTTATGCGGAGCTGAAGTCGGAGTGGCTGTTCAAGCAGACCGCTTCCACCAGCGGTTCTGTCTCGGCCTAG
- a CDS encoding alpha/beta hydrolase, whose product MAQHAPPARGARLGRAAGARTGSGSTESTVNGVVLLLPGASRFSPGPVRPLARALARAGGAEGLVTHMVIHGGDAAREEQAGWAADEAVRRYGDVPVCLAGYDAGGLAALRAAGHGAVNSVVVIAPCLDAAAADGTPEPVKQLSGRQVLIVHGTNDARSDPEASFRLAARAKKANRSTCRFEVHSDGHGLREHQPEVVALAVDFILGAVASGRYSRPVTDALAAPPPLGLRMPLASGFGRSLRR is encoded by the coding sequence ATGGCACAGCATGCGCCGCCGGCGCGCGGGGCCCGCCTGGGGCGGGCGGCCGGCGCGAGAACCGGCTCGGGTTCGACGGAAAGTACGGTCAACGGGGTGGTGCTCCTGCTCCCCGGGGCCTCCCGGTTCTCCCCCGGTCCCGTGCGTCCGCTCGCGCGGGCACTGGCCCGGGCCGGCGGGGCGGAGGGCCTCGTCACGCACATGGTCATCCACGGCGGGGACGCCGCCCGGGAGGAGCAGGCGGGATGGGCGGCGGACGAGGCGGTCCGGCGGTACGGGGACGTGCCGGTGTGCCTGGCCGGCTATGACGCGGGAGGCCTGGCCGCCCTGCGGGCGGCGGGGCACGGGGCCGTCAACTCGGTCGTGGTGATCGCCCCTTGCTTAGACGCGGCGGCTGCGGACGGCACCCCTGAACCGGTGAAACAGCTGTCGGGACGGCAGGTGTTGATCGTGCACGGCACCAACGACGCGCGCAGCGACCCGGAAGCCTCCTTCCGGCTGGCGGCGCGGGCCAAGAAGGCGAATCGTTCGACCTGCCGCTTCGAGGTGCATTCGGACGGGCACGGGCTGCGCGAGCACCAGCCCGAAGTGGTGGCGCTGGCCGTGGACTTCATCCTGGGCGCGGTCGCCTCGGGGCGGTACTCGCGGCCCGTGACCGATGCCCTGGCCGCGCCACCGCCGCTGGGTCTGCGGATGCCGCTCGCCTCGGGCTTCGGGAGGTCGCTGCGGAGGTGA
- a CDS encoding cupin domain-containing protein, with protein MAGLVSRSFDDADETRPFTDGKGRLDLLETDGAGVGRSVFEPGWKWSENVKPLAGTDSCRADHTGYVVSGRIKVVMDDGESTEFGPGDYMRVPPGHDAWVLGDEACVTLDWTGFADYAKPSG; from the coding sequence ATGGCCGGCCTGGTGTCCAGGAGTTTCGACGACGCGGACGAGACCCGGCCGTTCACCGACGGCAAGGGACGGCTGGACCTGCTGGAGACGGACGGCGCGGGTGTCGGGCGCTCCGTCTTCGAGCCCGGCTGGAAGTGGTCGGAGAACGTCAAGCCGCTGGCCGGGACGGACAGCTGCCGGGCCGATCACACCGGGTACGTGGTGAGCGGCCGCATCAAGGTCGTCATGGACGACGGGGAGAGCACCGAGTTCGGCCCCGGGGACTACATGCGGGTGCCGCCCGGGCACGACGCATGGGTCCTGGGCGACGAAGCCTGCGTGACGCTGGACTGGACCGGCTTCGCCGACTACGCGAAGCCTTCCGGCTGA
- a CDS encoding helix-turn-helix domain-containing protein, whose protein sequence is MPALEPGPAGASGELSPAARRLYAYAVERHAFDACEATGALGVRAAAAITELAAAHLLQRAPGGDPDRWSAVAPRAAAARALAPLTLLVRETHDEMDRLRGRLEALVPAYEAGTAHRDLSGSGRLELVTDLGAVRGLIAELVSTCERELLTSQPGGGRPQETLEESIGRDESLLARGVRMRTIYQHTARYSRPTAAYVERVTALGAQVRTLGDGLMRMLIFDEHTGLMAVPDRSGAALVVREPGVVHFMTAAFERSWVGAEPFPTSVGPEAARSISDELRQTMVRMLSEGLEDKVIARRLGMSERTCQRHIAEIMRAVGAKSRFQAGYLLAAAAAPTTPDRRDTPA, encoded by the coding sequence ATGCCTGCCTTGGAACCCGGGCCGGCCGGAGCCTCCGGGGAGCTGAGTCCCGCCGCCCGGCGCCTGTACGCGTACGCCGTCGAGCGGCACGCCTTCGACGCGTGCGAGGCCACCGGGGCCCTGGGCGTGCGCGCGGCCGCCGCGATCACCGAGCTGGCCGCCGCGCACCTGCTGCAGCGGGCCCCGGGCGGCGACCCGGACCGCTGGAGCGCGGTGGCGCCCCGGGCCGCGGCGGCCCGCGCCCTGGCCCCGCTGACCCTGCTCGTACGGGAGACCCACGACGAGATGGACCGGCTGCGCGGGCGGCTGGAGGCGCTGGTGCCCGCGTACGAGGCGGGCACCGCGCACCGGGACCTCAGCGGCTCGGGCCGGCTGGAGCTGGTGACCGACCTCGGGGCGGTACGCGGGCTGATCGCGGAGCTGGTCTCGACGTGCGAGCGGGAGCTGCTGACCTCGCAGCCGGGCGGGGGCCGCCCGCAGGAGACCCTGGAGGAGTCCATCGGGCGGGACGAGTCGCTGCTGGCCCGCGGGGTCCGGATGCGCACGATCTACCAGCACACGGCACGCTACTCACGGCCGACGGCGGCGTACGTCGAGCGGGTGACGGCGCTGGGCGCCCAGGTGCGGACCCTGGGCGACGGGCTGATGCGGATGCTGATCTTCGACGAGCACACGGGCCTGATGGCGGTGCCGGACCGCAGCGGTGCGGCACTGGTGGTGCGGGAGCCGGGCGTCGTGCACTTCATGACGGCGGCCTTCGAGCGCTCCTGGGTGGGCGCGGAGCCCTTCCCCACGTCGGTCGGCCCGGAAGCGGCCCGGTCGATCTCGGACGAGCTGCGGCAGACGATGGTCCGGATGCTGTCGGAGGGGCTGGAGGACAAGGTGATCGCACGCCGCCTGGGCATGTCGGAGCGCACCTGCCAGCGCCACATCGCCGAGATCATGCGCGCGGTGGGCGCCAAGTCCCGCTTCCAGGCGGGCTACTTGCTCGCGGCGGCCGCGGCCCCCACCACGCCTGACCGGCGGGACACCCCGGCCTAG
- a CDS encoding LysR family transcriptional regulator yields the protein MMHQPSSEAWMSMNRYVEDMAVTTLLAPRLAYFVAVARHEHVTRAAHELGVPQSTLSRAMVRLEQDLGVTLFARKGRTVALTTAGRTFLASAEQALTEIDRAAESVQQDADPAAGKVAFGFLHTLGSETVPGLIRAFRADHPRIRFSLVQNYGEAMLEKLRAGELDLCLTSPLPDAPDLVARRLDEQRLRLVVPDDHRLATRKRIRLAEAAEETFVTLEPGYGMRRITDDLCAEAGFTPKIAFEGEEAETLRGLVAAGLGVALLPPPAVPRPGVVELTVTAPRAVREIGLAWLDGHPDTPPVAEFKRFLLSRRGRLIPELDPPVG from the coding sequence CTGATGCATCAACCCAGCTCAGAGGCGTGGATGTCGATGAACCGTTACGTAGAAGACATGGCAGTGACAACTCTGCTGGCGCCGCGGCTGGCGTATTTCGTCGCCGTCGCCCGCCACGAGCACGTCACCCGCGCCGCCCACGAGCTGGGCGTCCCGCAGTCCACCCTGTCCCGCGCCATGGTCCGGCTCGAACAGGACCTCGGCGTCACGCTGTTCGCCCGCAAGGGCCGTACGGTCGCCCTCACCACGGCTGGCCGCACCTTCCTGGCCTCGGCGGAGCAGGCCCTCACCGAGATCGACCGCGCCGCCGAATCCGTCCAGCAGGACGCCGATCCGGCGGCCGGCAAGGTGGCCTTCGGCTTCCTGCACACCCTGGGGTCCGAGACCGTACCCGGCCTCATCCGCGCCTTCCGCGCCGACCACCCGCGCATCCGCTTCTCCCTCGTCCAGAACTACGGCGAGGCCATGCTGGAGAAGCTCCGGGCCGGCGAACTCGACCTGTGCCTGACCTCCCCGCTGCCGGACGCCCCCGACCTGGTCGCACGCCGCCTCGACGAACAGCGGCTGCGGCTGGTGGTGCCGGACGACCACCGGCTCGCGACCCGCAAGCGCATCCGCCTCGCCGAGGCCGCCGAGGAAACCTTCGTCACCCTGGAACCCGGCTACGGCATGCGCCGCATCACCGACGACCTGTGCGCGGAGGCCGGGTTCACCCCGAAGATCGCCTTCGAGGGCGAGGAGGCCGAGACCCTGCGCGGCCTGGTCGCCGCCGGCCTCGGCGTGGCCCTCCTGCCGCCCCCGGCCGTGCCCCGCCCCGGAGTGGTCGAGCTGACCGTCACCGCCCCGCGCGCCGTCCGCGAGATCGGCCTCGCCTGGCTCGACGGCCATCCCGACACCCCACCGGTGGCGGAGTTCAAGCGCTTCCTCCTCTCCCGCCGCGGCCGCCTGATCCCCGAACTGGACCCGCCCGTCGGGTGA
- a CDS encoding MFS transporter, whose product MPPVHTGAPVIPGASTPSSPAPQPLSPGRPGYRRMSLALFAAGLATFALLYSTQALLPAISAGFGVTAGQASWTVSAATGALALFVLPLSALSERFGRTRMMTYSMVVAVGVGLLVPFAPNVEWLVALRAVQGAAIAGIPASAMAYLAEEVRPKALVAAIGLFVAGNSIGGMSGRLVTGWAAQLWGWRAGLLAVALMALACAVAFLVLLPRARFFRPASLNPRAVGRTVAGHLRDPLLLRLYGIGALFMTVFGAVYTVIGYRLVDEPFSLGQGVVGSIFLIYLVGTVSSAAAGKLVARTGRRGALYLAVTTTALGLLLSLSDSLAAIVPGLVLITAGFFAGHAVASAAVSRTAKTGRAQASALYQSAYYLGSSAGGTLGALAYHSAGWAATVGIALLAVLGVVSITLYGSHAARAERRMPASAIGAR is encoded by the coding sequence ATGCCTCCCGTTCATACCGGGGCACCCGTCATCCCGGGTGCCTCCACCCCGTCGTCCCCCGCACCGCAGCCCCTCTCCCCCGGCCGCCCCGGCTACCGCCGGATGAGCCTCGCGCTCTTCGCCGCCGGACTCGCGACGTTCGCCCTCCTCTACTCCACCCAGGCGCTGTTGCCCGCGATCTCCGCCGGCTTCGGGGTGACGGCGGGCCAGGCCAGCTGGACGGTGTCGGCGGCCACCGGCGCCCTCGCACTGTTCGTCCTCCCGCTGAGCGCGCTGTCGGAGCGGTTCGGCCGCACGCGGATGATGACGTACTCGATGGTCGTCGCCGTCGGCGTCGGCCTGCTGGTGCCGTTCGCGCCGAACGTGGAGTGGCTGGTGGCGCTGCGCGCCGTCCAGGGCGCGGCGATCGCCGGGATCCCGGCCTCCGCGATGGCGTACCTGGCGGAGGAGGTCAGGCCGAAGGCCCTGGTGGCCGCGATCGGCCTGTTCGTGGCGGGGAACTCCATCGGCGGTATGAGCGGCCGCCTGGTCACCGGCTGGGCCGCGCAGCTGTGGGGCTGGCGGGCGGGCCTGCTGGCCGTCGCCCTGATGGCACTGGCGTGCGCCGTGGCCTTCCTGGTGCTGCTGCCCCGGGCGCGGTTCTTCCGCCCGGCGTCGCTGAACCCGCGCGCGGTGGGCCGTACCGTCGCCGGCCATCTGCGCGATCCGCTGCTGCTGCGCCTGTACGGGATCGGCGCGCTGTTCATGACGGTCTTCGGCGCGGTCTACACCGTGATCGGCTACCGGCTGGTGGACGAGCCCTTCTCGCTCGGGCAGGGCGTGGTCGGTTCGATCTTCCTCATCTACCTGGTCGGTACGGTCTCCTCGGCCGCCGCCGGCAAGCTGGTGGCCCGCACCGGGCGGCGCGGCGCGCTGTACCTGGCCGTGACGACCACGGCGCTCGGGCTGCTGCTGTCGCTGTCGGACTCGCTGGCGGCGATCGTGCCCGGGCTGGTGCTGATCACCGCGGGCTTCTTCGCGGGGCACGCGGTGGCCTCGGCCGCGGTGAGCCGGACGGCGAAGACGGGCCGCGCGCAGGCTTCGGCGCTCTACCAGTCGGCGTACTACCTCGGCTCCAGCGCGGGCGGCACCCTGGGCGCCCTCGCCTACCACTCGGCGGGCTGGGCGGCCACGGTCGGCATCGCGCTGCTGGCGGTGCTCGGCGTCGTGTCGATCACCCTGTACGGGTCGCACGCGGCGCGTGCGGAGCGGCGGATGCCGGCGTCGGCCATCGGCGCGCGCTGA
- a CDS encoding L,D-transpeptidase family protein, with translation MGTRIGTRAAVLGGAVALALPVVVAGGGSAQAAASCNLTTGPYQRQVEQFLGRPADGTQSAADCAAIRSFQASHGITPTQGYAGPLTWQAMSTMLAQRAAGTTPNRAGDCPVNRGRIACVDLTRQLSWIQDGATLKYGPVPVRTGKDGTETRTGLKKIYYRSIDHWSTLYNVSMPYAQFFDGGIAFHSTTKSMWNPPGSGGCVNMRSADAKAYWNLLGQGEDVYVYGRKPGT, from the coding sequence ATGGGTACGAGGATCGGGACGCGGGCGGCGGTGCTGGGCGGGGCGGTCGCGCTGGCGCTGCCGGTGGTGGTGGCGGGAGGCGGGTCGGCGCAGGCCGCCGCTTCCTGCAACCTCACCACGGGGCCGTACCAGCGGCAGGTCGAGCAGTTCCTCGGGCGGCCGGCGGACGGGACGCAGTCGGCCGCGGACTGCGCGGCGATCCGCTCCTTCCAGGCGAGCCACGGGATCACCCCGACGCAGGGCTACGCGGGGCCGCTGACCTGGCAGGCGATGAGCACGATGCTGGCGCAGCGGGCGGCCGGCACCACCCCGAACAGGGCGGGCGACTGCCCGGTGAACCGGGGGCGGATCGCCTGCGTGGACCTGACGCGGCAGCTCAGCTGGATCCAGGACGGCGCCACCCTGAAGTACGGGCCCGTCCCGGTCCGCACCGGCAAGGACGGCACGGAGACCCGGACCGGCCTGAAGAAGATCTACTACCGCAGCATCGACCACTGGTCGACGCTGTACAACGTCTCGATGCCGTACGCGCAGTTCTTCGACGGCGGCATCGCCTTCCACTCGACCACCAAGAGCATGTGGAACCCGCCCGGTTCGGGCGGCTGCGTGAACATGCGCTCCGCCGACGCGAAGGCGTACTGGAACCTGCTGGGGCAGGGCGAGGACGTCTACGTGTACGGACGCAAGCCCGGTACCTAG
- a CDS encoding MFS transporter, protein MRRGKDIRKARRGDDGLLAQLRRPPGGRDARIMLLTQALDRAGTGVWAASSVLYFTFVVGLDAGRLGLLLGAAGVAGIAGSPLAGHLADRFPVRTLLIGCHLVRLVALCVLLVVTDFGLLLLLFAVTHLGDRAAKTLEMLFATRVAGERRSTYQALSRSSANAGYALGAGLAAIGLAVGTQGAYQVLILANALSFLVAAALVWRTREPRGAGLVVARPGAAEGSRAAGTGPWRDRGYLRFVLLDIPMNLDDSILGVGLPLWLVGHTTAPHALIPAFLVINTVLVVALQLRVSARVRDARQAAGAVALYGLTTLASCVFLALAPAGGAWAAAVALLGAAVLVTAAELMRSVSSWELAVSLAPREARASYLGVAGMAQSVQKSAGPLLLTGAVMAAGPVGWLALGAGVAGLSLVQRRSALRRLDRLSAAAPEPEPAPAA, encoded by the coding sequence ATGCGGCGCGGCAAGGACATCCGGAAGGCACGGCGGGGGGACGACGGCCTGCTGGCGCAACTGCGCCGGCCGCCCGGCGGCCGTGACGCGCGGATCATGCTGCTCACCCAGGCGCTGGACCGAGCCGGTACCGGCGTGTGGGCCGCGTCCTCCGTCCTCTACTTCACCTTCGTCGTCGGCCTCGACGCCGGACGGCTGGGCCTGCTGCTGGGCGCGGCCGGGGTGGCGGGCATCGCCGGATCGCCGCTGGCGGGCCACCTCGCCGACCGCTTCCCGGTGCGCACCCTGCTGATCGGCTGCCATCTCGTCCGCCTCGTGGCGCTCTGCGTGCTGCTGGTGGTCACCGACTTCGGCCTGCTGCTGCTCCTGTTCGCCGTCACCCACCTGGGAGACCGGGCGGCCAAGACGCTGGAGATGCTCTTCGCCACCCGGGTCGCGGGCGAGCGGCGCTCCACCTACCAGGCGCTGTCGCGCAGTTCGGCGAACGCCGGCTACGCCCTCGGCGCGGGCCTCGCCGCCATCGGCCTCGCCGTCGGCACCCAGGGCGCCTACCAGGTGCTGATCCTGGCGAACGCGCTGTCGTTCCTCGTCGCCGCGGCCCTGGTGTGGCGCACCCGGGAGCCGCGCGGCGCCGGGCTCGTGGTCGCCCGGCCCGGAGCGGCGGAGGGCTCTCGGGCGGCCGGGACCGGCCCCTGGCGCGACCGCGGCTACCTGCGCTTCGTCCTGCTGGACATCCCGATGAACCTGGACGACTCGATCCTCGGCGTCGGCCTGCCGCTGTGGCTCGTCGGCCACACCACGGCCCCGCACGCCCTGATCCCGGCCTTCCTGGTCATCAACACCGTGCTCGTCGTGGCCCTGCAGCTACGGGTGTCGGCGCGGGTCCGGGACGCCCGCCAGGCGGCGGGGGCGGTCGCCCTGTACGGCCTCACGACCCTCGCCTCCTGCGTCTTCCTGGCCCTCGCCCCCGCGGGCGGGGCCTGGGCCGCCGCGGTGGCCCTGCTCGGCGCGGCCGTGCTCGTCACCGCGGCCGAGCTGATGCGCTCGGTGAGCTCCTGGGAGCTGGCGGTCTCCCTCGCGCCCCGGGAGGCGCGCGCCTCGTACCTCGGGGTGGCGGGCATGGCCCAGTCCGTCCAGAAGTCGGCGGGCCCGCTGCTGCTCACCGGTGCGGTGATGGCGGCCGGCCCCGTCGGCTGGCTGGCCCTCGGCGCCGGGGTGGCGGGCCTGTCCCTCGTCCAACGCCGCTCCGCACTGCGGAGGTTGGACCGCCTGAGCGCCGCCGCTCCGGAACCCGAACCCGCACCCGCCGCCTAG
- a CDS encoding sigma-70 family RNA polymerase sigma factor gives MSDLATTEMDLDTAMERYRVELTGYCYRMLGSSFDAEDAVQDTYVRAWRSHEKFEGRSSLRSWLYRIATNVCLDLLNAGNRRARPMDLTAPQHQASAVLNERPEVTWLEPVPDGRVLPQTADPAEMALAKESVRLAFVAALQHLPAKQRAVLILREVLAWKADEVARLLETTTASVNSALQRARATLAGQSLRDSDPADPLDADQAKLLEQYLSAFEAYDISRLTTLLHEDAVLSMPPFDLWLRGHEDIAAWHLNQGIGCKGSRLIPTTANGLPAFGQYRPREDGKPGHTPWALQVLEISDGRIVGLNAFLDTARWFPLFGLPEQLDEAHEAQ, from the coding sequence ATGAGTGATCTCGCCACCACCGAAATGGACCTCGACACGGCCATGGAGCGGTACCGGGTCGAGCTCACCGGCTACTGCTACCGGATGCTCGGCTCGTCCTTCGACGCCGAGGACGCGGTGCAGGACACGTACGTCCGCGCCTGGCGCAGCCACGAGAAGTTCGAGGGCCGCTCCTCGCTGCGGTCGTGGCTGTACCGGATCGCCACCAACGTCTGCCTGGACCTGCTGAACGCCGGGAACCGGCGGGCCCGCCCGATGGACCTGACCGCCCCGCAGCACCAGGCCTCCGCCGTGCTCAACGAGCGCCCCGAGGTGACCTGGCTGGAGCCGGTCCCGGACGGCCGGGTGCTGCCGCAGACCGCCGACCCGGCGGAGATGGCGCTGGCGAAGGAGTCCGTACGGCTGGCCTTCGTCGCGGCGCTCCAGCACCTGCCGGCGAAGCAGCGGGCGGTGCTCATCCTGCGCGAGGTGCTGGCCTGGAAGGCCGACGAGGTGGCCCGCCTCCTGGAGACCACGACGGCCTCGGTGAACAGTGCCCTCCAGCGGGCGCGGGCCACCCTCGCCGGGCAGTCGCTGCGCGACAGCGACCCCGCGGATCCGCTCGACGCGGACCAGGCGAAGCTGCTGGAGCAGTACCTCTCCGCCTTCGAGGCCTACGACATCTCGCGGCTGACCACCCTCCTCCACGAGGACGCGGTGCTCTCGATGCCGCCGTTCGACCTGTGGCTGCGCGGCCACGAGGACATCGCGGCCTGGCACCTGAACCAGGGCATCGGCTGCAAGGGCTCCCGGCTGATCCCGACGACGGCGAACGGCCTGCCCGCCTTCGGCCAGTACCGTCCGCGCGAGGACGGCAAGCCCGGGCACACCCCGTGGGCCCTGCAGGTGCTGGAGATCTCAGACGGCAGGATCGTCGGCCTCAACGCCTTCCTGGACACCGCGCGGTGGTTCCCGCTGTTCGGCCTCCCCGAGCAGCTCGACGAGGCCCACGAGGCCCAGTAG
- a CDS encoding STAS domain-containing protein, which yields MEIQKLVLPGPGPAAPQDAALLCARLARLYDGGAAAVVCDAAAVTAPGLADVEVLARLRLAARGRPLRVTGAPPALRFLLGLVGLVELLGEAEQREPPRGVQEGVEADDPAV from the coding sequence GTGGAGATCCAGAAACTCGTGCTGCCCGGCCCCGGGCCCGCCGCCCCGCAGGACGCCGCGCTGCTGTGCGCCAGGCTGGCCCGGCTCTACGACGGCGGGGCCGCCGCGGTGGTCTGTGACGCCGCCGCCGTGACGGCGCCCGGACTGGCCGACGTCGAGGTGCTGGCCCGGCTGAGGCTGGCCGCCCGGGGGCGGCCGCTGCGGGTGACCGGCGCCCCGCCCGCCCTCCGGTTCCTACTGGGCCTCGTGGGCCTCGTCGAGCTGCTCGGGGAGGCCGAACAGCGGGAACCACCGCGCGGTGTCCAGGAAGGCGTTGAGGCCGACGATCCTGCCGTCTGA